The following are encoded in a window of Roseimaritima ulvae genomic DNA:
- a CDS encoding DUF4437 domain-containing protein: MPIHCRPRLHTLLTFGFLLVAPGLSWAQTTTEIVLPSEIQWQFLNPARGDAAPSAGTLWGDQTQDGESGFLVKFKDGFSSPPHIHNITYRGIVIAGKLHNDDPQAEPMWMPAGSWWVQPAGEVHITAAQTPSVGYVEIQSGPYLVKAPEQAFDNGERPINVDATNIVWLDAADTTWIEEEDSSEPTATARLTFLWGNPDGEQAVGTMLKLPAGFEGQLQTNSPSLRVVVIEGLLSLQLDESEKAKALPTGSYFGSSAPSTHHFYCDAECLLYVRTKGKFTLKP, encoded by the coding sequence ATGCCTATTCATTGCCGCCCTCGTCTGCATACGCTGCTGACATTTGGCTTTCTGCTCGTCGCGCCCGGTCTCAGCTGGGCTCAAACCACCACAGAAATCGTCCTGCCCTCGGAAATCCAATGGCAGTTTCTGAATCCGGCGCGGGGTGACGCCGCGCCCTCGGCCGGCACGCTATGGGGCGATCAAACCCAAGACGGAGAATCGGGATTTCTGGTCAAATTTAAAGACGGTTTTTCATCGCCACCCCACATTCACAACATTACCTACCGTGGGATCGTGATCGCAGGCAAGCTGCACAACGACGACCCTCAAGCCGAACCGATGTGGATGCCCGCCGGTTCGTGGTGGGTTCAGCCCGCCGGTGAAGTCCACATCACCGCCGCGCAAACGCCAAGTGTGGGTTATGTCGAAATCCAAAGCGGCCCGTATCTGGTCAAAGCTCCCGAGCAAGCCTTCGATAACGGCGAACGCCCGATCAACGTCGACGCCACGAACATTGTTTGGTTGGACGCTGCGGACACGACCTGGATTGAGGAAGAAGACTCCAGCGAGCCAACCGCAACCGCTCGGCTGACGTTTCTGTGGGGCAACCCGGATGGCGAACAAGCCGTTGGCACGATGCTCAAATTGCCGGCCGGTTTCGAGGGGCAACTGCAAACCAACAGTCCTTCGCTCCGCGTCGTGGTCATCGAAGGGCTCTTGAGTCTGCAACTCGATGAAAGCGAAAAGGCCAAAGCGTTGCCGACCGGAAGCTACTTCGGGTCGAGCGCCCCCTCAACGCATCACTTCTACTGCGACGCCGAGTGCCTCCTCTACGTACGAACCAAGGGCAAGTTCACGCTCAAGCCGTAG